The Candidozyma auris chromosome 1, complete sequence genome includes a region encoding these proteins:
- the LEU2 gene encoding 3-isopropylmalate dehydrogenase — MVQKNIVLLPGDHVGTEVVNEAVKVLKAIEEATSQDIKFNFSTHLIGGAAIDKTGVPLPDEALEAAKKSDAVLLGAVGGPKWGTGAVRPEQGLLKIRKELGLYANLRPCNFASDSLLDLSPLKASVVKGTNFTVVRELVGGIYFGERQEQEESADGQSAWDTEKYSVSEVERITRMAAFMALQHNPPLPIWSLDKANVLASSRLWRKTVDKVMSEEFPQLTINHQLIDSAAMILVQSPTKLNGVVITSNMFGDIISDEASVIPGSLGLLPSASLASLPDTNKAFGLYEPCHGSAPDLPENKVNPVATILSAAMMLRLSLDCLREAEALEKAVRNVLDSGIRTADLKGSSSTQEVGDAIAAEVKKLLQK; from the coding sequence ATGGTTCAGAAAAATattgttcttcttcctgGTGACCACGTGGGCACCGAGGTTGTAAACGAGGCCGTCAAGGTTTTGAAAGCCATTGAGGAAGCAACGTCTCAAGAtatcaaattcaatttttcaacccATCTAATTGGTGGTGCAGCCATTGACAAGACCGGAGTGCCTTTGCCCGATGAAGCCCTCGAGGCTGCCAAAAAGTCAGACGCTGTCTTGTTGGGAGCCGTTGGTGGCCCCAAATGGGGTACTGGTGCCGTTAGACCAGAGCAGGgtcttctcaagatcaGAAAGGAATTGGGCCTTTATGCGAACTTGAGACCTTGCAACTTTGCATCTGACTCGCTTTTGGACCTTTCTCCATTGAAGGCCAGTGTTGTCAAAGGAACCAATTTCACCGTGGTGCGTGAATTGGTCGGTGGTATCTACTTTGGTGAGAGACAAGAACAGGAAGAGTCTGCCGACGGTCAGAGCGCTTGGGACACCGAGAAGTACAGTGTCTCTGAAGTTGAAAGAATCACCAGAATGGCTGCCTTCATGGCTTTGCAGCACAACCCTCCTTTGCCCATCTGGTCCTTAGACAAGGCCAACGTGCTTGCCTCATCTAGATTGTGGAGAAAGACGGTCGACAAGGTGATGAGCGAGGAGTTCCCTCAATTGACCATCAACCACCAGCTCATTGACTCTGCTGCCATGATTTTGGTGCAGAGCCCAACTAAATTGAACGGTGTTGTGATCACGTCAAACATGTTTGGTGATATTATTTCCGACGAGGCTTCCGTGATCCCTGGCTCCTTGGGTCTTTTACCTTCTGCATCTTTGGCTTCATTACCAGATACAAATAAGGCGTTTGGTTTGTACGAACCATGCCACGGTTCGGCTCCGGACTTACCAGAAAACAAGGTCAACCCTGTCGCCACGATTTTGTCGGCCGCTATGATGTTGCGCTTGTCATTAGACTGCCTCAGAGAGGCAGAGGCCTTGGAGAAGGCTGTTCGTAACGTTTTGGACTCTGGTATTCGAACCGCAGATTTGAAGGGCTCAAGTTCCACTCAGGAAGTGGGCGATGCCATTGCTGCTGAGGtaaagaagcttttgcagAAATAA
- the DCC1 gene encoding Dcc1p: protein MSFNVYCQTSKRKDYTYKLVELSDDLVDYIKKGKGSLSFKSPKSIDNHLVLCTDDETYTVRQQNHSNTTILMNDAHVNKLKQKFETTDSSLVGIEQLSYTYELTKSSGYIDTAGIAKYPGGDVKSSKNIDQVKADSPVDAAHFEKQWYGLCGSTIDGYAVLLETDFITDALYTLISILLSLSKANEEYDLQQVASKCESQNTKLTKEIVATLSHRFGEETSPSRFKLNQNKCAWWFGVETMKKASPSLLTEKEFMLKWKSSLPPFFSASLDLSFLRGNFCRPQSDKIRYLNPEMLSKDLHARIKELFQMVKEWDYEEFLSFIDSFIPATKKKDSVIVKFARKKRVGKNKFVVCPR from the coding sequence ATGTCTTTCAACGTGTATTGTCAAACGCTGAAGCGAAAGGATTACACGTATAAGCTTGTAGAGCTCCTGGACGATCTTGTGGACTACATAAAGAAAGGCAAAGGAAGCTTGTCCTTCAAGTCGCCAAAATCCATAGACAATCACTTGGTTTTATGTACCGACGATGAGACGTATACGGTCCGCCAGCAAAACCACTCCAACACGACgatcttgatgaacgaCGCTCATGTGAACAAGCTTAAGCAAAAGTTTGAGACTACTGACAGCTCTTTAGTGGGAATTGAGCAGCTCTCCTACACTTACGAACTCACCAAACTGTCTGGATACATCGATACCGCTGGCATAGCAAAGTACCCTGGTGGAGATGTCAAGTCAAGCAAAAATATTGATCAGGTGAAAGCAGACTCTCCTGTGGATGCCGCCCATTTCGAAAAGCAGTGGTACGGGCTCTGTGGCAGCACCATCGACGGATATGCCGTGCTTTTGGAAACAGACTTCATCACTGACGCTCTCTATACGCTAATCTCGATTCTCCTATCACTTTCGAAAGCCAATGAAGAGTATGATTTGCAGCAGGTCGCTTCCAAATGTGAATCCCAGAATACTAAGCTTACGAAAGAAATTGTCGCTACTTTGCTGCATCGCTTTGGGGAGGAGACTTCTCCGAGCAGGTTCAAGCTCAACCAAAATAAATGCGCTTGGTGGTTTGGAGTGGAGACCATGAAGAAAGCGTCACCCTCTCTTCTCACAGAGAAAGAGTTCATGCTCAAGTGGAAGCTGAGTCTACCCCCCTTTTTCAGCGCCTCACTAGACCTATCATTCCTTAGAGGCAACTTCTGTCGTCCACAAAGCGACAAGATCCGCTACCTTAATCCAgaaatgctttcaaaagacCTCCACGCGAGaatcaaggagttgttcCAAATGGTGAAGGAATGGGACTACGAAGAGTTTCTCTCATTTATTGACAGTTTCATCCCtgcaacaaagaaaaaggattCTGTCATTGTAAAGTTTgcaaggaaaaaaagggtTGGCAAAAATAAGTTCGTCGTGTGTCCCAGGTAA
- the RPL7 gene encoding Rpl7p, producing the protein MAILNSNPEVLLKKRKDADRKRIQRQEKLRLEKEKQKKKALVQKDKFLRAEKLAMKHKAAFIERKRMDNILKHENRQISQKKETDTKLLFVIRIPNTNKHLSIPEKARAVFQVLRLTEENMGVFVKATPTIMPVLKLVSPYIVVGKPSLASVRQLFQKRAEVPDSESETGFTKLDNNQIVEDKFGDDLGFICVEDLVHEIYSLGDNFKEVNQWIAPFKLVAPVQGWSPRARLEKIQYERDMSKPVTLAGHVSLEEIDIDKHIEELN; encoded by the coding sequence ATGGCTATTCTCAATAGTAACCCGGAGGTTCTcctcaaaaagagaaaggaTGCGGACAGGAAGAGAATCCAGAGGCAGGAGAAGCTCAGGCtcgagaaggagaagcagaagaaaaaagccCTTGTGCAAAAGGACAAGTTCCTTCGAGCGGAGAAGTTAGCCATGAAGCACAAGGCTGCTTTCATcgaaaggaaaagaatgGACAATATCTTGAAGCACGAAAACAGACAAATCagccagaagaaggagacCGACACAAAGCTTCTATTTGTCATCAGAATCCCAAACACAAACAAGCATTTGTCCATTCCTGAAAAGGCCAGAGCGGTGTTCCAGGTGTTGAGATTGACGGAAGAGAACATGGGTGTATTTGTCAAGGCTACTCCTACAATCATGCCTGTGTTGAAGCTCGTGTCGCCTTATATTGTCGTGGGCAAACCCTCTCTTGCTTCTGTGCGTCAGCTCTTCCAAAAGAGAGCCGAGGTTCCCGATTCTGAGAGCGAAACCGGCTTCACAAAGTTGGACAACAACCAGATCGTTGAAGACAAGTTTGGCGATGACCTCGGCTTCATCTGTGTGGAGGACTTGGTGCACGAAATTTACAGCTTGGGCGACAACTTTAAGGAAGTAAATCAGTGGATCGCCCCATTCAAGTTGGTGGCCCCAGTGCAAGGATGGAGCCCTCGTGCtcgtttggagaagattcaGTATGAGCGTGACATGAGCAAGCCAGTGACTTTGGCAGGCCACGTGTCTTTGGAGGAAATTGACATCGACAAGCACATCGAGGAGCTCAACTAA
- the SPL1 gene encoding cysteine desulfurase, whose translation MLSNIRRSRLALKAVRSLSTSVPARSTARSLATAVPTPPEVAVAPEGSSISLKSATRDDSKFGTRPIYLDVQATTPTDPRVLDKMLQFYTGLYGNPHSSTHAYGWETEKEVEKARSHVAELINADPKEIIFTSGATESNNMCIKGVPRFYKKTKKHIITTQTEHKCVLDSARHMQDEGFEVTYLPVNNEGLINLEDLKKAIRKDTALVSVMAVNNEIGVIQPLKEIGKICRENKVFFHTDAVQAYGKIPIDVNEMNIDMLSISSHKIYGPKGIGACYVRRRPRVRLDPIITGGGQERGLRSGTLAPPLVCGFGEAARLMKKDMAYDQAYIKRLSEKLKKGLLSIPETQFNGVLSDPSKQYAGCVNVSFAYIEGESLLMALKDIALSSGSACTSASLEPSYVLHALGADDALAHSSIRFGIGRFTTEAEIDYVVRAINERVDFLRKMSPLWEMVQEGIDLNTIEWSGH comes from the coding sequence ATGTTGTCGAATATAAGACGTTCAAGGCTTGCCTTGAAGGCCGTCAGGTCTCTCTCCACAAGCGTCCCAGCTCGCTCCACAGCTCGTTCGTTAGCCACAGCGGTTCCGACTCCTCCAGAAGTGGCGGTTGCTCCTGAAGGTTCTCTGATATCGTTGAAGCTGGCAACGAGAGATGATTCCAAATTCGGTACAAGACCCATTTATTTGGACGTGCAAGCTACGACTCCAACGGATCCTCGTGTGTTGGACAAGATGTTACAGTTTTACACGGGTTTATACGGAAATCCTCATTCTTCTACCCACGCTTACGGATGGGAGACTGAGAAGGAGGTGGAAAAAGCCCGTAGCCATGTTGCTGAGTTGATAAACGCTGATCCAAAGGAAATCATATTCACGTCTGGTGCGACCGAGTCGAACAACATGTGCATCAAAGGTGTGCCTAGATTCTacaagaagacaaagaaacacATCATCACAACACAGACAGAGCACAAGTGTGTTTTGGACTCAGCAAGACATATGCAAGACGAGGGTTTCGAAGTGACCTATTTGCCAGTTAACAACGAAGGGTTAATCAACTTGgaggatttgaagaaggctaTCAGAAAGGACACTGCCCTTGTGTCCGTGATGGCTGTTAATAACGAAATCGGTGTGATCCAGCCGCTTAAGGAAATTGGTAAAATTTGCAGAGAGAACAAGGTGTTTTTCCATACCGATGCAGTCCAGGCGTACGGAAAGATTCCAATTGATGTCAACGAGATGAACATCGACATGTTGTCCATTTCTTCTCATAAGATTTACGGGCCCAAGGGCATTGGCGCGTGCTACGTGAGAAGACGTCCAAGAGTGAGATTGGATCCGATCATCACTGGTGGTGGTCAGGAGAGAGGATTGAGATCAGGTACATTGGCGCCACCTTTGGTGTGTGGTTTCGGTGAGGCTGCCAGACTTATGAAAAAGGATATGGCTTACGACCAGGCCTACATCAAGAGACTCTcggagaagttgaagaagggcTTGTTGTCCATCCCAGAGACCCAATTCAACGGAGTCTTGTCTGACCCAAGCAAGCAGTATGCTGGCTGTGTGAATGTTTCTTTTGCATACATTGAAGGTGAGTCATTGCTCATGGCTTTGAAAGACATTGCTCTTTCGTCAGGTTCTGCTTGTACATCTGCATCTTTGGAACCCTCATACGTGTTGCATGCTTTGGGTGCTGACGATGCCTTGGCCCACTCTTCCATCAGATTTGGTATTGGCCGTTTCACCACTGAGGCAGAAATTGACTACGTTGTGCGTGCCATCAACGAAAGAGTtgacttcttgagaaagatgtCTCCATTGTGGGAGATGGTGCAAGAAGGTATTGACTTGAACACCATTGAGTGGAGTGGCCATTAA